aactacaatttatctacaatttctggaaatacgtcttcttcttcttcttcttcttcttcttcttcttcttcttcttcttcttcttcttcttcttcttcttcttcttcttcttcttcttcgagtttcaatctaaaattcagtcaaaaccaagtctaatcttcaccaaaacccctcaaaattgagatataaactcctaaacatattccgaattatttacaacaacactcaatccaaacaaataatgatttttgaaaacccaaatttgaattcaaagctttcaagctttttaatggctatcaatggtggaaaatatatggaagaacagatgaagatgaagaacagaAATCTCCTTTCCGTTTGATTACTGGAGCTTCAGTAGCTTGCGTTTTTTGAGAATTGTAGTTGAGTGAGAGAAGAGAGATCTCTTTCCgttgaggaaggagagaattaCGCAGCAATTCGAATTTGATGTTGACAGAATCACACGCAGATCTGGTGCCTTCATTTTAGCGCGTTTTTTATGGCAAAATCTacctatttttggattggtatataatttgtagtaaaagtgtggactacacgggtaaataacaaattatgaacatttttggtaataaagtttgatatatggtatagatagataaaaatctcttttttttaacCCTGTTCATCTTTTTCTCTTTAACTCATGTTCTTAATTTAAGTCATTTCAAAGTCAAGAAAATACTATTGTCAAAACTTGCTCTTAATTCAAATAGAGGTTATGTTTTGATGGACGTTGAGGAGTCTGGTCTTAATCAAAGTACGTCATTTACATATTGCTGAAAAACTTTGGTTAAAGTCTAATACTTTACTAGCTTTTTAAATGCTTGCTAAATGATAGTAGCAGGGTAAAAAGTGGCTATTTTTAGCAATTTTTCGCGCAACCAATCAAGTGGTCAACATAATAATATCTGTGCTGGAGGCGTTCTTCTATGGGCCAGAATCCAAATGTATTTAAGGATTGGGCCCAAATCCAGTGGCATCTTCTCCTCTCCTAGCTCCTGAACTGAAAACCCCCCAAACCCATCTCCGTATCCACCGTTCTCTCCTCCGCCGGCCGCCACATCAAAGTCCTCATTTTCCTCTATTGAAAGGTGAGAACCTTGGCTTCTTTCacgttctctttcttttttttttttgtgaaaaatcAATTTAGTTCCATtttaatggaaaagttcagtgttAATTTCATGAAATTAATGGAGATCAGTTTGGATCAGGAGAAGGATGTCGTTCATGAAAGGTGATTTGCTGAGTAGAACGAGAAAGCTTGTCAAAGGCTTCGCCAAGGCCGAGCCTGTCTGGCTCAAGGCTATGGAACAGTGCGTTCCTACTCTCcctctttttatttttcctttcgtTTTTGTTTTacagattttttattttttattttttattttatcagtaaaagataattttattaaataacAGCATTATAAGTAGGTGCTGCAGTGTTACAAACAAAAGTAATTACATTACTTTCCTAATTCTGAAGCTTGCTAATGAAATCCAGCATCCTCAATATAATCATTCTTGCACCAGAAAGACAACACTGTTAGCTAGGAATTTGTATTGTATCCCGACTGATTGACTCTGCTTTGCTATCAAAACTCCTAACATTTCGTATGGTTCCACCAAATACAAGCCGCAATTGTTACCTGTATCTTCTCTTGTGTTGTTTGCTCAAATCAGGTTTATACCAGCTTTCCAGGAAACTATGTTGATGTTGGCATTGACCATTTCACCCCTATATATTCAGGAACATGTTCCATAATTCTGCAGTCACTTCACAGTGAAGGAATATGTGGCTATTTCCTTCACTTTCCTCTTCACCTAAGTAAGCACATGTTGTATCCTTTCCTTTGCTAACTTCTTGGGATGCCAACCATGAAAAACATTTGACCTTGTAGGGAGCATTTGTTTTCCAAATCTTTTCCATCGCCGCTACCTCAATTGTGTATTTGTTAGTGTTAGGGCCTTGTAACAGGATTTGGCAAGGGAAGTTTCCTTCACTTTGATGCTTCCAGAATAACTTATCCTTCTTGGTATGCAGCCTTGGTATCCCTGTAAAAATAAAAGAACTCAGTTTGTCTAGTAGAACCCAGTCATTGACATTCCTTCTCAAAGTTATGTTCCATCCTGTGTCTGAAAAGTATCAGTACAACTTTGCCTCCTTGTGCTAGCTAATTGAAAAACTTCAGGCAATTGCTCCTTCAAAGGTAAGTGACCTCTCGAATTGTCGTGCCAATCTTTCTTCCGTTACCTGGACTTTGATGAGCAACAAGCTTCTAATAGAagtgttaaaatgcttgtaggaTTCTTAGGCATAATTTTGCTATAGATTTTATCCATTTTGCCTTTAAGTATGAAATTGTGCTCATAATGCTGGTTGTTGCTTGGAATTTTGTTTGAAACCAGGGCTCCACCGGCAACATTCCCTCGTGCCGAAAAGAAACTGAAACCCGTCAGTTTACCAGAGGATGTCTATATCAAGAAGTTCTTCCAGAAGCATCCAGAATCTAAACACGAGGATGCTATTAAGTATGGCTTCTAACCTATTCATGGTTCTGAGTATGTGTTTTTGAACTCCTACAATCATCAGATAGTAGCATTATAATGTGCTCAGATAATAAATTACCCTTGAGGTGTATGCCGTGTTATACTGTTATCCTTTAGTTTAGGGTCTCAACTTGAATGTGTAGGCTTTAATCTTGATAGTTTTACATGCAATATGCTGCCCGTCAAGGGAAGAAATAGGGAAAGGTGCTACTAATTACATAATATGAAAAGTACTATATCGAGAAGTAAAAGTAAAAGATCATCTATGGTCTCAGCACATCTTATGTTGTCCACTCGAGGATAGAATCAGTATTTTATGTTATTCGTTATTTTCCTATAGGAGAAGTTGGCATGCTGAATTTACCTTTTTGCACAATAGAGGCTTTATTTTCTTGATACTTCTAACAGGATTTCCGGATTTGATCCTCCTCCAGCCCGTATATTTGGGGGGCGAGTGCTCGATTTAAAGGAGCAGGGGGTCAGTGAAGAGGAAGCAATGGCTGTTGCTGATGTACGTATTTCGTCTTTCTATATTCAAATTCGTTGAGGCTCAATCTTCTTCTAGGATCTCTCGTTTAAAACCGGTGTGGCTTTGTTGTTATAGATGGAGTATCGAGCAGagagaaaagcaaaaaagaaagCATATTCTCGACTTAAGCAGATTGCACGACTTCAAGGGAAGAAACCACCTCCTAATCCATATCCAAGTGCTATCAAGGAGATACAAGCTGAAGAAAGAAAGTTTGTGCACGATCGTTTCTATAACCGAGATATTCTTAAAGTTGTGGAGAAACTGAAAGAGGAGAGGCAAGCGGAGTTGCAAGATAGAAGAGGTGGAGGTGGCTGGTAAAAGCACATGGTCTTGCTCAGTTGTTCTAATAGGTTTCCTTTTCACTCTTTTGATGATTCAATTGTCTATCCTGAAATATTTAACCCTCTGTCCAAGTGATTATACTTGATAAATTTATGATATCATTTCATCATGGGTTACAAAGAAAACATTTAATTTCTTGTTTATGTGGTAGGCATGGAATTCCTTTTTCAATTAAATTTGAAGAATA
The Nicotiana sylvestris chromosome 11, ASM39365v2, whole genome shotgun sequence DNA segment above includes these coding regions:
- the LOC104225558 gene encoding uncharacterized protein, giving the protein MSFMKGDLLSRTRKLVKGFAKAEPVWLKAMEQAPPATFPRAEKKLKPVSLPEDVYIKKFFQKHPESKHEDAIKISGFDPPPARIFGGRVLDLKEQGVSEEEAMAVADMEYRAERKAKKKAYSRLKQIARLQGKKPPPNPYPSAIKEIQAEERKFVHDRFYNRDILKVVEKLKEERQAELQDRRGGGGW